One part of the Clostridium thermosuccinogenes genome encodes these proteins:
- a CDS encoding 3-ketoacyl-ACP reductase has translation MAKKIAIVTGSRRGIGLGIAKELARNGYTVVISATADEVQASPLMDSLHADGLSTEYIRCDVSNKQDRDNLFSLVMEKYERIDVLVNNAGVAPLKREDILMASEEDFDRSININLKATYFMCQKAANLMIKAMQSGLEDYHPRIINIGSISAYTSSPERSSYCISKAGVSMVTQLFADRLAEYNIPVFEVRPGIILTDMTSVVKGKYEKLIAEGITPIRRFGMPEDVAKCVMAACSGMLDFATGQVINADGGFHIRRL, from the coding sequence ATGGCAAAAAAAATCGCGATTGTTACAGGTTCAAGGCGAGGAATAGGATTGGGCATTGCGAAGGAATTAGCGCGCAATGGCTATACAGTTGTTATTTCAGCTACTGCTGACGAAGTACAAGCGTCCCCACTAATGGACAGCCTGCATGCAGATGGGCTGTCGACGGAGTACATACGGTGCGATGTTTCCAATAAACAGGACAGGGACAATTTATTTTCCCTAGTCATGGAAAAATACGAGCGCATCGATGTCCTGGTGAATAATGCCGGTGTCGCGCCTTTAAAGAGGGAGGACATTTTGATGGCTTCGGAAGAAGATTTTGACCGTTCAATAAACATAAATCTGAAAGCCACATATTTTATGTGTCAGAAGGCGGCAAACCTCATGATAAAGGCAATGCAATCGGGGCTTGAGGATTACCATCCCCGCATAATAAACATCGGGTCCATTTCCGCTTACACTTCTTCACCGGAAAGAAGCAGCTACTGCATATCAAAAGCCGGCGTTTCCATGGTGACCCAGTTGTTTGCCGACCGGCTGGCTGAATACAATATACCTGTATTTGAGGTCAGACCAGGCATTATACTGACCGATATGACATCAGTGGTAAAAGGCAAATATGAAAAGCTGATCGCGGAAGGAATTACCCCGATAAGGCGTTTCGGAATGCCGGAAGACGTAGCAAAATGTGTTATGGCAGCCTGCTCAGGAATGCTGGATTTCGCTACGGGACAGGTGATAAATGCAGACGGTGGTTTTCATATAAGAAGGTTATGA